TGAAGTAATTGCATCCGGAAGTCTTACTGCCATTTTTAGGTATTCAAAATCGGGTCCGTCTGAAGCGATATTTTTAAACTCATTAATATAAGAATCGATTAAACCTCTGTTGATTTTCACATCATTAGTTTCCTCAAGATTTTCAATATTAACATAGCAATCTACCTTTCCACGGATGATTCTATCGTTCAGAATTTTTCTTACTTCAAATTCTTTTTCTTTGTAACGCAAAGGAATTTTGATATTTAAATCAAAACTCTTGCTGTTGAGTGATTTAATATCGATTGAAATTTTTTTTCCTTCAAAAACACCTTCGGCTCTACCGAAGCCGGTCATTGATAAAATCATAGTTTTTTATTGTCGTACAAAGATAAACATTTAAGTCTAAGTAGCTGTTAGCAATTAGCTTTTTGCTATTGGCTTTAAAAATTAGAATTATGAAGTTTTAAAATATATTATTAAATTATCGTTAGTATTTTTATGTTGTAGTTATCTGCACTTATTAGTAATAAGTAACAAAAAGAAAAAGTAGAAGAATTTAATTTTCAAAGAGATGAAAAAAAATACATACTCTCTTTTATACATCTAAATAATCAAAGCAAGTCTTTTATTGTTTTTGTGGTTAAAAATAAAGGCTCATTTTCGTAAATTAGCACAGTGAAAAATAAAAACTTAATTTCTGTTGTAGGACCTACCGGAATTGGAAAAACGAGATTGGCCATTGATTTGGCAAAACATTTCAGTACAGAAATCGTTTCCTGCGACTCGCGTCAGTTTTTTAAAGAAATGATTATCGGAACGGCTTCGCCATCTACAGAAGAACTGGCAGAAGCACCTCATCATTTTATTGGTAATCTTTCTGTTCAGGAATATTATTCGATTGGACAGTACGAAGAAGATGCCTTAAAAAAACTCAACGAACTTTTTGAAAAATACGATACCGTTATTTTGGTTGGCGGAAGTATGATGTATGAAAAAGCGGTGATTGAAGGTTTGAACGATTTACCGGAAGCGAATGATGAAAATCAGAATAAGCTTCAGGGAATTTTGGATGATGATGGTATTGAAAAATTGCAGGAAATGTTGAAAGAACTCGACCCCGACTATTTTTCTGTTGTGGATTTTCATAATCACAGAAGGCTTTTGCGTGCCATTGATGTGATTTGGCAGACGAATAAAAAATATTCTGAGTTGATTGCAATTTCACAAGATTCAAGAGATTTTAAAACTATTCGAATCGGAATTGAAGCTCCGAGAGATGAATTGTATGACAGAATCAATAGGAGAGTGGATGTCATGATAGAGAAAGGTTTGCTGGATGAAGCGAAAGGTTTAGAGAAATTTAAACATTTGACGGCTTTGAATACAGTTGGTTATTCTGAATTGTTTAAATATTTTGATGATGAATGGGATTTGGAATTTGCGGTTTCTGAAATCAAGAAAAACAGTCGAAGATATGCAAAACGCCAATTGACCTGGTATCGAAAAGCCGATGATATTCATTATTTGCAATTGGGATATTCTCAGGAAGATTTTGATGGCTTGATTGGGTATATTAATGGACAAACTTCGAAATAAGAGAAAGTTTTTTAACGCAAAGATTTATTTTTGCTTGAAAACATTTAAGGAGCAAAGGATTGAATCAATAAAATTTATTCTGATTAAGCTACCTTCATCAGCGACTTTGTCGCTTTTCTTTGCTCCTTAAAAATTACACATCTTTTAAATAAATCTTTGCGTTTAAAAAATCAGCATACACTTTATCATTTCGGGGGAATCTCAGCAGGAATTCTAAAATAGTTTATGCAAATATTGCTTAGATTCCACGCTACACTTCGTTTCGCTCTGAATGACAGAGTGGATAAATATTAGCATTAAAAATTTAATTTAAAATAAAAAATGCAGCCCCGAAAGACTGCATTCCATTAATAATATAATTAAATTTACTACTTCCAGCCGCCACCTAACGCTCGGTACAAATCTACAATACTGCTTAATCTCTGTCTTTTTACAGACGCAAGATTCAGTTCAGCCTGAAGAGAATTTCCCTGAGCGGTAATCACTTCTAAGTAATTTGCCATTCCACCTTTGTAAAGCATTTCAGCGCTTTTTATTCCATTTTTTAAGGTTGCAACTTGTTCTGTCGCTTTTTGTTCCTGAACTTTTAAGCTTTCATTAGAAACCAAAGCATCAGAAACTTCACCTACAGCATTTAGAACTGATTGTCGGAATGCCAATACATTTTTCTCTCTCTGAATTTTAGCAACATTTAAATCTGTTTTCAATTGTCTTTTCTGGAAAATAGGCTGAGTAATTCCTCCTAAAACAGAGCCGAACAATGAAGCAGGAATCGAAAACCAATTATCAACCTTAAATGAATTGACACCACCGTTTGCAGTGATTTTCAATGAAGGATACATATTTGCCTGGGCAATTCCAACCATTGAATTCGATTCTAATAAAACCAATTCCTGTTGACGAACATCCGGACGACGACTTACCATTGCTGCAGGAAGTCCCGCAGAAATATCTTGTGGTAAAGAAGTGTCAGACATTTCAATCGTTCTGTTTACTTTATTTGGGTTTTCACCAATCAAAATACTCAAAGCATTTTCCTGAATGGCAATATTTTGTTCAAGCTGAGTAATCAAAAGTTCTGTCGATTGCTTTTGAGCTGTTGCCTGCTGAACTCCCAATGAAGTTGTGTCTCCACTTTGCCACATTTTTTCAGTAATAGACAAGGTATTTGTACTTAATTCTAAATTTGATTTTGCAATATTCAATTGTTTATCAAGCATCAACAAATTATAATATCCTTGAGCAATTGCGGTCACAACTTGTGTCTGAATTGCTTTTGTTGCTTCATAAGTCTGCAAGTACTGCATTTTTGAAACTTCCTGTTGATTTTTTATTTTTCCCCAAATGTCTGCTTCCCAAGAAAGATTGAAGGCTGCATTGTAATCTTCAACATGACTTTGACCTAAAAATAAATTCAAGCTTTGCCCATTCATGCTGTTTTTTGAAGGTTTTGAAATCTGTGCAGAAACTCCGAAACCAACATCTGGATATTGAAGATATTTTGCCTGTTTTAGTTTTTCTTGTGAAGAAGAAACTTGTTTTAAAGCAATCTGTAAATCGTAGTTGTTTTTAATTCCTTTTTCGATTAAATTTTGCAACATCGGATCGCTGAAAAACTGTTTCCATTCTAAATTGGCAACACTTGCTGTATCGGCGGTTGCCGTATATTTAAATTGCTCAGGAAGCTCAATTTCAGGTTCCGTGTATGCCAATTTCGGCACACAAGAAACCGCACCTAATGCAATTCCGAAAGCGATGATTATATTTTTTATTCGTTTCATATTTTTTAAAATTAAATTGATTACAAAACTTTGAGGGTAAACAAAAAAGTCTTTAGTAGGAGAAAATATTCTGCTTGTTTTGAACCATTAAGGATATTTAAGGAGTTAAGTTTAATTAAGAAAAATCAAATAGATTTTTAATAAGTATTGTGCTAAAGCGAAACACTTCTTAATAATCTTAACTTCTTAATAAAAACCTTAATGGTTTAGAAAATCTTTAAAATTAAATTTGAAGAAAAATTTTATACGATTCTCATTTCTCAAAGTTTTGTTAATCATTTTTTATTAGTGAGCTGTTGCCAAAAGTTCTTCTTCTAGTTTTTGTTTTTGAAGTCTTTTTTGTTTTCTGCTTGGCATTTTTTCATGTAAATATTGGAAGATGACATACATCACCGGAATGATGAAGATTCCAAAGACTACTCCTGTAAACATTCCGCCAACGGTACTGATTCCGATTGAGTGATTTCCTTTTGCTGCTGCACCTTGCGTCCAAACCAACGGCAACATACCGATGATGAAGGCAAATGAAGTCATCAAAATTGGTCTTAAACGTAATCTTGAAGCCTGAAGTGCAGATTCAATCAATGTTTTTCCTGCTTTTCTTCGCTGAACGGCAAATTCTACAATTAGAATCGCATTTTTCGCTAACAATCCGACGAGCATGATTAAACCAACCTGAACGTAAATATTGTTATCAATTCCTGCCAATCCTGTGAAAGCAAATACTCCGAAAATTCCTGTAGGAATCGTTAAAATAACCGCAAATGGGAGTATGTAACTTTCATATTGAGCTGCCAATAAGAAATAAACAAACAAAATACTTAGCATAAATACAAAAGCTGTTTGTCCTCCGGTTTTGATTTCTTCACGGGTAATTCCTGTCCATTCATAACCGTAACCTCTTGGAAGTGATTTTTGAGCAACTTCTTCTACCGCCTTGATGGCATCTCCAGTACTGTAACCAGGTTTTGGAGTTCCATTAATGGTCACTGCGTTGAATAAATTGTTTCTTGAAACCGTTTCAGGCCCGAAAGTTCTTTTTAATGTTACCAAAGTTTTTACAGGAACCATGTCGCCAGATTTATTCTTAACATAAATTCCTTCCATAGAATTAGCGTCAGTTCTGTAAGGAATATCTGCTTGCGCCATTACTCGATAATATTTACCGAATCTGTTGAAATCTGAAACGAAGCTACTTCCGTAATAAATTTGCATCGTCTGCATCAATTCTGTAATAGAAACTCCCAGTTGATTAGCCTTATCGGTATCAACATCAATCGTATATTGAGGATTTCCTGCTGCATAGGTGGTAAAGGCAAAAGCAATTTCAGGACGTTTCATCAATTCTCCGATAAAAGCCTGAGTGGTCGTTCCTAATTGTTCAAAAGAACCATTGGTTTTATCCTGCAACATAAATTCAAACCCTGAAACGTTACCAAAACCTTGTACCGTAGGGAAGTTGAAGAAAAATGCATTGGCATCTTTCACTTGTGCTACCTTTCCTGTTAAGGCTGCTGCAATTTGGTCTGGATCTTTCATTTCGCCACGGTCTTTGTAATCTTTCAGTTTAATAAAACCTGCAGAGTAGGGCGAAGCATTGGCGTTACTGATGAAATTCATTCCATCGGCAACCCAAAGGTGGTTTTTGGCTTTTTCACCGTTGATAATTTTATCAATCTGTTCAGTAGCTCTGTGTGTTCTGTCTAATGAACTTCCCGGAGGCGTATTCACTGCATACAAAACAAATCCCTGATCTTCTGTAGGAATAAATCCTGTAGGAGCTTTATTAATTAAGAAAATACTAGCCGCAGTTATTACTGTTAAACCTCCAACAGCGAGCCATTTATTTTTAATTAAAAATTTAAGACTGTAAATATATTTTTTGGTCATGTTGTTGAAGCTTTTGTTGAAAGCATTGAAAAATCTTGCTCCAAAACCTTTTTTCTGACCATGCTCACCATGTTCTCCTTGAGGATCATTTAATAATAATGCACATAAAGCAGGACTTAAAGTCAATGCATTCACCGCAGAGATCAAAATTGCAATCACTAAAGTAAAAGCAAACTGTCTGTAGAAAACTCCTGCAGGGCCTTGCATGAAACCAACCGGAATAAATACGGCACACATGACCAATGTAATCGAAATAATCGCTCCGGAAATTTCACTCATCGAGTTTGTCGTTGCTTGTTCAACGGGCATTCCTGTTTGTTCCATTTTTGAATGGACGGCTTCTACGACGACAATTGCATCATCTACCACAATTCCGATGGCGAGTACTAATGCAAATAAGGTCAACATATTGATACTGAAACCAAATACTTGAAGGAAAAAGAATGTACCGATAATTGCTACTGGAACGGCAATCGCAGGAATTAAAGTCGATCTAAAATCTTGAAGGAAGATATATACTACAATAAATACCAAAATAAATGCAATGATTAATGTCTCTACAACCTGATGAATCGATGCATCCAAAAAGTCTTTAGAATTGTACATGATAATGGGCTTCACGCCTTTTGGAAGTGTTGTTGAAAACTGATCTACCTGCTTTTCAATTTCAGTTAAAATTTCGTTGGCATTTGAACCAGCAGTTTGTAAAATGGCAAAACCTGCAACCGGTTTTCCGTCAACTCTGTTCGCTGCAGTGTACGTATATGAACCAAATTCTACTCTTGCAACATCTTTTAATCTTAAAAATGAACCGTCACTATTCGATTTGATGACAATGTTTTCGTAGTCTTCGTTTTTATTTAATTTACCTTTATATTTTAAAATATATTCGTAAGTTTCCTTACTTCCTTGTCCTAAACGACCCGGAGCTGCTTCTAAATTGTGATCTTTTACGGCTGCTAAAACTTCCTGTGGAGAAAGATTATTTGCAGCCAAACGATCGGGCTTCAGCCAAAGTCTCATCGAGTAATCTCTGGTTCCAAAAACCTGAGCCTGTGCAACACCCGGAATACGCTGTATTTGCGGGATAACGTTTATTTTTAAATAATTCTGCAAGAAAAGCTCATCGTATTGTTTCGGGTCGTCACTTGAAAGTCCCATAAACATAATCATACTGTTTTGAACTTTCTGAGTCGAAATTCCAGCCTGTACAACTTCCTGTGGAAGCTGACTCATTGCTTTTGAAACACGGTTTTGAACGTTTACAGCAGCATTATCGGGATCTGAACCTTGTTTGAAAAATACACTCAAAGTCATTGATCCGTCGTTACTCGAGTTTGAAGTCATGTAGGTCATATTCTCAACACCATTTACCGCTTCCTCAATAGGAACTGCAACGGAACGGGCAACAACTTCTGCATTTGCACCTGGATAAAATGCCGTCACCTGAACACTTGGTGGCGCAATATCGGGAAATAGCGTAATCGGAAGGTTGAAAACCGACATCGCTCCCAACAGCAAAAGTATGATGGAGATAACCGTAGAAAGTACCGGTCTATCTATAAATTGTTTTAACATAAGAAGTTTATTTTTTAATGTTGTTTAAACGATGGCTTTCACCACAAAAGACACAAAAGCTTCTGCTGAGTTTAAAGATTAACAGCAACTATTTTAAAGCTCACAAGAATGAAAATCAAAGATTTTCTGAAACTTATGTGTTCTTACTATGTTTAATGATTTAAACTAAATTTTTAAAGTCTTTTGTGACTTTTGTGGTTGGAAATTTGAGTATTACAACGGTCTTGCTTTCAAAAGACTGTCAGAAGAAATCGTTTTTGGTTGAATTATAACGCCATCTTTCAATGCTCCAAGGCCTGTGTAAACGATTTTTTCACCTGCAGAAAGTCCTTCAGAAATAAAGTAATAACTGTCTGTTTTTCCTGAAATTGTTATAGGTTTGCTGGTTACTTTTTTATCATTACCAACGACGTAAACGTAAGTTTTATCCTGTATTTCAAAGGTTGACTCTTGCGGAATAACAAGCGTGTTAGCAAATAATTGCGGCATACGAACTCGTCCTGTATTTCCTGTTCTCAAAGCTCCGTTTTCATTGGGAAAAACAGCACGAACACTGATTGCACCTGTAGTTTTATCAAACTGCCCGTCAACGATGCTCATTTTACCTTTTTCAGGATACGTACTGTTGTCGGCAATCACCAAATCTACCATTGGCATATTCTTTAGTTTCTCGTTTAATGTTGCTCCGGGATATTTTTTCTGGAAACCAATAAAATCAAGCTCACTTAAAGAAAAGTACGCGTAAATCTCGCTGATGTCTGATAATAATGTCAACGGACTTGGATCTGTTCTTGAAATAAGACTTCCTTTTTTGTAAGGAATTCTTCCAATGTAACCACTTACAGGAGCTGTAATTGTTGTAAATCCTACATTGATTTTGGCACCACCAACTGAAGCTCTCGCTTGTGAGGCTGCTGCTACTGCTGCTGCGTAATTGGCTTTTGCAGTTCTCAGTTGTACATCAGAAACTACTTTTGCAGAGACAAGAGGTTCTAGTCTGTCGACCTCCACTTTTGCTTTCTGAATGTTGGCATTGGCAACCTGTAAATTGGCATTGGCCATATTCATCTGCTCTCCGTAAGCTCTAGAATCTATTTTAAACAAAGCTTGTCCGGCTCTTACATAAGCACCTTCTTCCACATAAATTTTATCTAAATATCCGTCAACCTGAGAACGAATTTCTACATTGTTTTTTCCTTCTAAAGCGGTTGGGAATTCCTGATAAACGGTTGCAGGAGAAGTGATAACGGTATATATGGGTAATTCCGGAGCGGGTGGGGCAGCATTAGTACCTTCTGCTGCTTTTGTGCAATTTTGTAAAAGAATGATACTCGATATAAGTATGATAATTCTTGCTTTTGCAGTTGTTTTCATTTTAAGTTTTATTTTTTTAATGAAGTGTTAATTTAAGTAATGTTGTTTTTATTTTAAATCATGTTATATTTTCTAACGGTGTTAATTGAGAAGTCAAAAAAATAACCTGATTTTAACTGACGTTTTAGATGGTCATTTCCATGATTATAATTTAGAAGTTAAGTTTTGGTTTGAGTGTTTATTGATGTTATTTTTCTTAACAGTGTTAATGAGAAGAAAAAAAGATGGCAAGAAATAATGTAAAAAAATCGTATTTCATTTTTAAAGTTTTTTGTTTTAATTTAAATTATGTTAATTATTCCGTGTTACTTTTCCTAACAGTGTTAATTTTTAGTTCAAAAAAAATTTACAAAGATTTAATAAAAGCCGAAAGAGTTTCGTCTAAAGTTGTTTTATTCATCGTTGAAGGAATATCGTCATTTCTCATCATCATGATTGAAATTAATCCATGAACTGCCGAAAACAAGGCGTGAGAAGAGTGGCATGCATTATCCTGATTAGAACCTTTTTTCTTAATAATCTCAAAAGTACAGTCGAAAATCATATCCTGAAAAGAAGAAAACTCTTCTTTCATTAAACCTTTTCCGCTGCATTGCATTCCCAGACCAAACATTAATTGGTAGTATTCTTTATTATTAAATGCAAAATTCCAATACGCATCTACAATGGCGGTCAATTGATCTTCCGGAGACTCATGTTTTTTTTGAGCCTTCAGTAAATCGATTTGCAAGCAATGAAATCCGTTGATAGAAATCTCGTATAAAATCGCTTCTTTGTTTTCGAAATGATCGTAAACCACTGGCGCACTGTACTCGATAGCGTCGGCTATTTTACGAATAGAAAGTGATGCCCAACCGTCAGTTTTAGCCAAAGTGAATGCAGCCTGCAAAATATTTGCACGGATAGATTCTTTTTCTCTTTGACGACGTTCATGTAAACCCATGATTTTATTTTACTAACAGTGTTAGCAAAACTACAAACATTTCAGCATACCAACCAAATGAATTTTGATATTTAATTTTTAAGATAAGGCTTAGAAATGCAATTATAATTTGCTGTATGCTGGAAGAATGGGAGTTGGTGATTATTTGGAGTAGTTGTTTTTTAATTATTGTAAAAATTAATGAAGTAAATAGTCTGCTTCAATTAAATTATTGTTTGAGCAACTACTAAAAGAAATCTTTATCTTTGTAGACAAATAAAAAAGATATGAATACTCCGTCAAATATGTTAGCATTAGGAACAAAAGCTCCTTTTTTTGAGCTTCCAAACCCTTCAAAAAGTAATGAAGTGCAGTCATTAGATGACTTGAAAGGCGAAAAAGGTACATTGGTTATCTTTATGTGTAATCATTGTCCGTTTGTGTTGCACATTATCGATAAGCTGACAGAGTTGTACGAAGATTATAATGAGGCAGGAATTGAATTTATTGCAATCAATTCTAATAATGTAGAAAAATATCCTGCAGATTCTCCGGAAAAAATGATTGAATTTCAGATTGAAAGAAAATTTGATTTTCCTTATTTATATGACGAAAGTCAGGCTATCGCAAAAGCTTATGATGCAGCTTGTACGCCGGATTTTTTCTTCTTTGATGATAAATTAGATCTTGTTTACAGAGGTCAGATGGATGATTCAAGACCTGGAAATCACAAGGAGGTAACGGGAGAGGATTTAATTATTGCGTTTGAAAACCTTTTAATTGGTGAGCCTCAGGAAGAAATGCAGAGACCGAGTATGGGTTGTAATATTAAATGGAAATAATTTTAAGTTGATCATTTCAGATTAATTTTTCTTAGAAATATAAAAAGCTATCCTTTCGTGGATAGCTTTTTTTGTTTAATTGTTGATAATCAGTGTTTTTGTGAGTTATCCACAATTTTATCCACAGACTTTCCACAGTTTTTTAGCGTGAAAATTTTCTTTTTTATCAACTTGCTGAAAATCTTTAATTTGTAAATTTTAGAAAAAAAATTAAAATATATTATTTTTCTAATTTTCATTGAGGAATTTAATTTTATCTAATTGATAAAGAGTGTGTTATTGATTGTGTTTTATTTTATCCACAAACTTATCCACAGGGTTATCCACAATTTGTTGTTGATAAATGCTATTAAAATTGGTTTTTTGATTTTAATATCGTCTTCAGTTTCTAGATTGTTTTATGGTGTTAAGGGGTTTAATCAACTCATATAACGTTTTAAGTAGTTTTGTTTTATCTGATAATCAGGGTGTTTTTGAGTTATCCACAATTTTATCCACAGACTTTCAACAACTTTTTTAGCGTGAAAATTTTCTTTTTTGTCAACTTTCTGAAA
The sequence above is a segment of the Chryseobacterium turcicum genome. Coding sequences within it:
- a CDS encoding efflux transporter outer membrane subunit, with amino-acid sequence MKRIKNIIIAFGIALGAVSCVPKLAYTEPEIELPEQFKYTATADTASVANLEWKQFFSDPMLQNLIEKGIKNNYDLQIALKQVSSSQEKLKQAKYLQYPDVGFGVSAQISKPSKNSMNGQSLNLFLGQSHVEDYNAAFNLSWEADIWGKIKNQQEVSKMQYLQTYEATKAIQTQVVTAIAQGYYNLLMLDKQLNIAKSNLELSTNTLSITEKMWQSGDTTSLGVQQATAQKQSTELLITQLEQNIAIQENALSILIGENPNKVNRTIEMSDTSLPQDISAGLPAAMVSRRPDVRQQELVLLESNSMVGIAQANMYPSLKITANGGVNSFKVDNWFSIPASLFGSVLGGITQPIFQKRQLKTDLNVAKIQREKNVLAFRQSVLNAVGEVSDALVSNESLKVQEQKATEQVATLKNGIKSAEMLYKGGMANYLEVITAQGNSLQAELNLASVKRQRLSSIVDLYRALGGGWK
- a CDS encoding efflux RND transporter permease subunit; protein product: MLKQFIDRPVLSTVISIILLLLGAMSVFNLPITLFPDIAPPSVQVTAFYPGANAEVVARSVAVPIEEAVNGVENMTYMTSNSSNDGSMTLSVFFKQGSDPDNAAVNVQNRVSKAMSQLPQEVVQAGISTQKVQNSMIMFMGLSSDDPKQYDELFLQNYLKINVIPQIQRIPGVAQAQVFGTRDYSMRLWLKPDRLAANNLSPQEVLAAVKDHNLEAAPGRLGQGSKETYEYILKYKGKLNKNEDYENIVIKSNSDGSFLRLKDVARVEFGSYTYTAANRVDGKPVAGFAILQTAGSNANEILTEIEKQVDQFSTTLPKGVKPIIMYNSKDFLDASIHQVVETLIIAFILVFIVVYIFLQDFRSTLIPAIAVPVAIIGTFFFLQVFGFSINMLTLFALVLAIGIVVDDAIVVVEAVHSKMEQTGMPVEQATTNSMSEISGAIISITLVMCAVFIPVGFMQGPAGVFYRQFAFTLVIAILISAVNALTLSPALCALLLNDPQGEHGEHGQKKGFGARFFNAFNKSFNNMTKKYIYSLKFLIKNKWLAVGGLTVITAASIFLINKAPTGFIPTEDQGFVLYAVNTPPGSSLDRTHRATEQIDKIINGEKAKNHLWVADGMNFISNANASPYSAGFIKLKDYKDRGEMKDPDQIAAALTGKVAQVKDANAFFFNFPTVQGFGNVSGFEFMLQDKTNGSFEQLGTTTQAFIGELMKRPEIAFAFTTYAAGNPQYTIDVDTDKANQLGVSITELMQTMQIYYGSSFVSDFNRFGKYYRVMAQADIPYRTDANSMEGIYVKNKSGDMVPVKTLVTLKRTFGPETVSRNNLFNAVTINGTPKPGYSTGDAIKAVEEVAQKSLPRGYGYEWTGITREEIKTGGQTAFVFMLSILFVYFLLAAQYESYILPFAVILTIPTGIFGVFAFTGLAGIDNNIYVQVGLIMLVGLLAKNAILIVEFAVQRRKAGKTLIESALQASRLRLRPILMTSFAFIIGMLPLVWTQGAAAKGNHSIGISTVGGMFTGVVFGIFIIPVMYVIFQYLHEKMPSRKQKRLQKQKLEEELLATAH
- a CDS encoding TetR/AcrR family transcriptional regulator, with amino-acid sequence MGLHERRQREKESIRANILQAAFTLAKTDGWASLSIRKIADAIEYSAPVVYDHFENKEAILYEISINGFHCLQIDLLKAQKKHESPEDQLTAIVDAYWNFAFNNKEYYQLMFGLGMQCSGKGLMKEEFSSFQDMIFDCTFEIIKKKGSNQDNACHSSHALFSAVHGLISIMMMRNDDIPSTMNKTTLDETLSAFIKSL
- a CDS encoding efflux RND transporter periplasmic adaptor subunit codes for the protein MKTTAKARIIILISSIILLQNCTKAAEGTNAAPPAPELPIYTVITSPATVYQEFPTALEGKNNVEIRSQVDGYLDKIYVEEGAYVRAGQALFKIDSRAYGEQMNMANANLQVANANIQKAKVEVDRLEPLVSAKVVSDVQLRTAKANYAAAVAAASQARASVGGAKINVGFTTITAPVSGYIGRIPYKKGSLISRTDPSPLTLLSDISEIYAYFSLSELDFIGFQKKYPGATLNEKLKNMPMVDLVIADNSTYPEKGKMSIVDGQFDKTTGAISVRAVFPNENGALRTGNTGRVRMPQLFANTLVIPQESTFEIQDKTYVYVVGNDKKVTSKPITISGKTDSYYFISEGLSAGEKIVYTGLGALKDGVIIQPKTISSDSLLKARPL
- a CDS encoding thioredoxin family protein; protein product: MNTPSNMLALGTKAPFFELPNPSKSNEVQSLDDLKGEKGTLVIFMCNHCPFVLHIIDKLTELYEDYNEAGIEFIAINSNNVEKYPADSPEKMIEFQIERKFDFPYLYDESQAIAKAYDAACTPDFFFFDDKLDLVYRGQMDDSRPGNHKEVTGEDLIIAFENLLIGEPQEEMQRPSMGCNIKWK
- the miaA gene encoding tRNA (adenosine(37)-N6)-dimethylallyltransferase MiaA — its product is MKNKNLISVVGPTGIGKTRLAIDLAKHFSTEIVSCDSRQFFKEMIIGTASPSTEELAEAPHHFIGNLSVQEYYSIGQYEEDALKKLNELFEKYDTVILVGGSMMYEKAVIEGLNDLPEANDENQNKLQGILDDDGIEKLQEMLKELDPDYFSVVDFHNHRRLLRAIDVIWQTNKKYSELIAISQDSRDFKTIRIGIEAPRDELYDRINRRVDVMIEKGLLDEAKGLEKFKHLTALNTVGYSELFKYFDDEWDLEFAVSEIKKNSRRYAKRQLTWYRKADDIHYLQLGYSQEDFDGLIGYINGQTSK